The proteins below come from a single Acidovorax sp. NCPPB 4044 genomic window:
- a CDS encoding enoyl-CoA hydratase — MTAPSAPGPLLDTARDGRGVVTLTLADPARLNALGDGMLAALQQALDAIAQDEGARVVVLAAQGKAFCAGHDLKDMAAHPDGAWYRRLFAQCSRMMLSIQRLPVPVIARVQGIATAAGCQLVAQCDLAVAAEGARFATSGIHYGLFCATPSVPLVRNVPAKQAMEMLLTGDFIDARTALAQGLVNRVAAPEALDAEVDSLVRSILGKPRAAVAMGKALFYQQRELGVEAAYQLAGQAMATNMLDEAAQEGARAFAEKRVPAWKPGGTH, encoded by the coding sequence ATGACCGCTCCTTCCGCCCCCGGCCCCCTGCTCGACACCGCCCGCGACGGGCGCGGCGTGGTCACCCTCACGCTGGCCGATCCCGCGCGGCTCAATGCGCTGGGCGACGGCATGCTGGCCGCGTTGCAGCAGGCGCTGGACGCCATAGCGCAGGACGAGGGCGCCCGCGTGGTGGTGCTGGCCGCGCAGGGCAAGGCCTTCTGCGCGGGCCACGACCTGAAGGACATGGCCGCGCACCCCGACGGCGCGTGGTACCGCCGGCTCTTCGCGCAGTGCAGCCGCATGATGCTGTCGATCCAGCGCCTGCCCGTGCCGGTGATCGCGCGCGTGCAGGGCATCGCCACGGCGGCGGGCTGCCAGCTCGTCGCGCAGTGCGACCTCGCCGTGGCGGCCGAGGGCGCGCGCTTCGCCACCAGCGGCATCCATTACGGGCTCTTCTGCGCCACGCCCAGCGTGCCGCTGGTGCGCAACGTGCCGGCCAAGCAGGCCATGGAGATGCTGCTGACGGGCGACTTCATCGACGCGCGCACGGCGCTGGCCCAGGGCCTCGTGAACCGCGTGGCGGCGCCCGAGGCGCTCGATGCCGAGGTCGATTCGCTCGTGCGCTCCATCCTGGGCAAGCCGCGCGCCGCGGTCGCCATGGGCAAGGCGCTTTTCTACCAGCAGCGCGAACTCGGCGTGGAAGCGGCCTACCAGCTGGCGGGCCAGGCCATGGCCACGAACATGCTGGACGAGGCCGCGCAGGAAGGCGCGCGCGCCTTCGCCGAGAAGCGCGTGCCGGCCTGGAAGCCGGGCGGCACGCACTGA
- a CDS encoding histone deacetylase family protein: protein MVGSTGYFTHRDCWKHEMGPGHPECPGRLDAIEDRLLATGVADALERFEAPEASLADVELAHDRLHVAALRGLSDRLAEEILAGGPLHAQVDPDTSINPHTWPAALRAAGAALAATDAVMAGELENAFCCVRPPGHHATRSKAMGFCFFNNVAIAAKYALQRYKLQRVAVIDFDVHHGNGTEDILSGDPRALMVGIFQHPFYPFSGDQDPAPNMLNVPVAAYTRGMDIRELIEMLWIPRLEAFKPEMVFVSAGFDGHRDDDMGQLGLTEQDYAWITQRIKDIARRYAKGRIVSCLEGGYVMDALARSVEAHVRVLADL, encoded by the coding sequence ATGGTGGGCTCGACAGGCTATTTCACGCACCGCGACTGCTGGAAGCACGAGATGGGGCCGGGCCACCCGGAATGCCCCGGGCGGCTGGATGCCATCGAAGACCGCCTGCTGGCCACGGGCGTGGCCGACGCGCTCGAACGCTTCGAGGCGCCCGAGGCCTCGCTCGCCGATGTCGAGCTGGCCCATGACCGGCTGCACGTGGCCGCGCTGCGCGGCCTCTCCGACCGCCTCGCCGAAGAGATCCTGGCCGGCGGCCCGCTGCATGCGCAGGTCGATCCCGATACCTCCATCAACCCCCACACCTGGCCGGCCGCCCTGCGCGCGGCGGGCGCGGCGCTGGCCGCCACCGATGCGGTGATGGCCGGCGAGCTGGAGAACGCCTTTTGCTGCGTGCGCCCGCCGGGCCACCACGCCACGCGCTCCAAGGCCATGGGCTTTTGCTTCTTCAACAACGTGGCCATCGCGGCCAAGTACGCGCTGCAGCGCTACAAGCTCCAGCGCGTGGCGGTGATCGACTTCGACGTGCACCACGGCAACGGCACCGAGGACATCCTCTCGGGCGACCCGCGCGCGCTCATGGTGGGCATCTTCCAGCACCCGTTCTACCCCTTCAGCGGCGACCAGGACCCGGCGCCCAACATGCTCAACGTGCCCGTGGCCGCGTACACGCGCGGCATGGACATCCGCGAGCTCATCGAGATGCTCTGGATCCCGCGGCTGGAGGCCTTCAAGCCCGAGATGGTCTTCGTCTCGGCCGGCTTCGACGGCCACCGCGACGACGACATGGGCCAGCTCGGCCTGACCGAGCAGGACTACGCGTGGATCACGCAGCGCATCAAGGACATCGCGCGCCGCTATGCCAAGGGCCGCATCGTCTCGTGCCTCGAAGGCGGCTACGTGATGGACGCCCTCGCGCGCAGCGTGGAGGCCCACGTGCGCGTGCTGGCCGACCTCTGA
- a CDS encoding AAA family ATPase has protein sequence MNTQHKIQSLLDQLNTVIVGKKAQVQDCVACLLAGGHLLIEDVPGVGKTTLAHALARTFGLQFSRVQFTADLMPSDLTGVSIYERGRESFVFHPGPVFAQVLLADEINRASPKTQSALLEAMEEKQVSVEGETRALPHPFFVIATQNPHDQLGTFALPESQLDRFLMRISIGYPDRAAERLLLAGSDRRDMVDGMPPLLSAGELESLQQQVLAVHTAEPLLDYVQDLVAATRSGRWFLQGLSPRAAIALIRASKAQALIAGRDYVAPDDVQAVLPQTIAHRLVPVGDAGRGAVEQVLAMVDAVPLK, from the coding sequence ATGAACACACAGCACAAGATCCAGTCGCTTCTGGACCAGCTTAACACGGTGATCGTGGGCAAAAAGGCCCAGGTCCAGGACTGCGTGGCCTGCCTGCTGGCCGGTGGCCACCTGCTGATCGAGGACGTTCCGGGCGTGGGCAAGACCACGCTCGCGCATGCGCTGGCGCGCACCTTCGGGCTGCAGTTCTCGCGCGTGCAGTTCACGGCCGACCTCATGCCCAGCGACCTCACGGGCGTGTCGATCTACGAGCGCGGCCGCGAGTCCTTCGTGTTCCACCCGGGCCCCGTGTTCGCCCAGGTGCTGCTGGCCGACGAGATCAACCGCGCGAGCCCCAAGACGCAGAGCGCGCTGCTCGAAGCGATGGAAGAAAAGCAGGTCTCGGTCGAAGGCGAGACGCGCGCCCTGCCCCATCCGTTCTTCGTGATCGCCACGCAGAACCCGCACGACCAGCTCGGCACCTTCGCGCTGCCCGAGAGCCAGCTCGACCGTTTCCTCATGCGCATCTCGATCGGCTACCCCGACCGCGCGGCCGAGCGCCTGCTGCTGGCCGGCAGCGACCGCCGCGACATGGTGGACGGCATGCCGCCGCTGCTCTCCGCGGGCGAACTCGAATCCCTGCAGCAGCAGGTGCTGGCGGTGCACACGGCCGAGCCACTGCTCGACTACGTGCAGGACCTCGTCGCCGCCACGCGCTCGGGCCGCTGGTTCCTGCAGGGCCTGTCGCCGCGCGCGGCCATCGCGCTCATCCGCGCGTCCAAGGCCCAGGCGCTGATCGCGGGCCGCGACTACGTGGCCCCCGACGACGTGCAGGCCGTGCTGCCGCAGACCATCGCGCACCGCCTCGTGCCCGTGGGCGACGCGGGCCGCGGCGCCGTGGAGCAGGTGCTGGCCATGGTGGACGCCGTCCCGCTGAAGTGA
- a CDS encoding DUF58 domain-containing protein — MNTSTAPSPASRTSARFSPLAPLRRRFQRWWQARLARTDTTVLTQRNVYILPTGAGWMLALTLLVLLVASINFQLNLGYLLTFLLAGSAVVGMHVCHATLRGLTLHLLPPEPRFLGQSVVFDIQLTSERASARHGIALAVHGGGSDGAGTTHWAWTDVPAQGSATVQVAFQPERRGLHDVPLLTAETRFPLGTFRVWTLWRPAAQVLVFPRPEVPPPPLPAGEPRGGGAGSAPAQGIGEFDGVRAYRRGDPLKLVVWKKAAKSLATGTDDLVSRDAQQAQRQELWLDPALASLPDPEARLSRLTSWVIQAERLGVDYGLRLPSGEIGQGSGPAHERRCLEALALC; from the coding sequence ATGAACACCTCCACCGCACCTTCCCCGGCTTCGCGCACATCGGCCCGCTTCAGCCCGCTGGCACCCCTGCGCCGACGCTTCCAGCGCTGGTGGCAGGCCCGCCTGGCGCGCACGGACACCACCGTGCTCACGCAGCGCAATGTCTACATCCTGCCCACGGGCGCTGGCTGGATGCTGGCGCTCACGCTGCTGGTGCTGCTGGTGGCGTCGATCAATTTCCAGCTCAACCTGGGCTACCTGCTCACCTTCCTGCTGGCCGGCAGCGCGGTGGTGGGCATGCACGTGTGCCATGCCACGCTGCGCGGGCTGACGCTGCACCTGCTGCCGCCGGAGCCGCGCTTCCTGGGGCAGAGCGTGGTGTTCGACATCCAGCTCACCAGCGAGCGCGCCTCCGCGCGCCACGGCATCGCGCTGGCGGTGCACGGCGGCGGCAGCGACGGCGCCGGGACCACGCACTGGGCCTGGACCGACGTGCCCGCGCAGGGATCGGCCACGGTGCAGGTGGCGTTCCAGCCCGAGCGGCGCGGCCTGCACGACGTGCCGCTGCTCACCGCCGAGACGCGCTTTCCGCTGGGCACGTTCCGCGTGTGGACGCTCTGGCGCCCGGCCGCGCAGGTGCTGGTGTTTCCGCGCCCCGAGGTGCCGCCGCCGCCGCTGCCCGCGGGCGAGCCGCGCGGCGGCGGCGCGGGCAGCGCGCCGGCCCAGGGCATCGGCGAGTTCGACGGCGTGCGCGCGTACCGGCGCGGCGATCCGCTCAAGCTCGTGGTCTGGAAGAAGGCCGCCAAGTCGCTCGCCACCGGCACCGACGACCTGGTGAGCCGCGACGCCCAGCAGGCCCAGCGGCAGGAGCTGTGGCTCGACCCCGCCCTGGCCAGCCTGCCCGACCCGGAAGCCCGGCTCTCGCGCCTCACGTCCTGGGTGATCCAGGCCGAGCGGCTGGGCGTGGACTACGGCCTGCGCCTGCCCTCGGGCGAGATCGGCCAGGGCAGCGGCCCCGCGCACGAGCGGCGCTGCCTGGAGGCACTGGCGCTGTGCTGA
- a CDS encoding transglutaminase family protein: MTPLRHTLANLPRETRDTLFLLATVGWVVLPLVAHIPVWTSLLAALLLAWRGTLALRAQPLPGRWKLGLLLALSVVLTLASHRTIVGRDAGVTLIVLLLALKTLELRARRDAMVIFFLGFFTMLSNFFFSQSLATAAAMLVALLGLLAALVNAHMPVGRPPLSESLRLAGRMALLGAPVMLALFVLFPRMAPLWGMPNDNPSGRSGLSGKMVVGNVASLALDDGIALRVRFDTPGGAPPPQSALYFRGPVLSAFDGREWFAFGQPGAPATAWRPPTAPALEVRGEPLRYEVTLEALRLPWLLTLDAAPESPELPPGLRAGMAPELSWIANRPINEVLRYRAVSYPDFTHGPQQNTQRLRPYLELPEGFDPRTRELARQLQTDPAVAAGGAPAFVQAALERLRTGGYAYTLEPGVYGQHTADAFWFEQKAGFCEHIASAFAVLLRAAGIPVRIVTGYQGGEMNGIDGYWTLRQADAHAWTEVWLEGRGWVRVDPTGAVAPARIGALQRLQVPRGVFGNAVDTVIGPGFIARARAVWEAVNNRWNQWVLNYTQSQQLDLLKSLGIESPSWQDLARGLGGLAALAALGGVAWSLWERRRHDPWLRLLDRARRRLARAGLPLPDHLPPRAMAQRVRDHFGEPAAAPAAAWLLRLEQARYAPRPAVALAELQRELRGLRWPTPNAPGAPGAAQPADA; this comes from the coding sequence ATGACCCCGCTGCGCCACACCCTCGCGAACCTGCCGCGCGAAACGCGCGACACGCTGTTCCTGCTGGCCACCGTGGGCTGGGTGGTGCTGCCGCTGGTCGCCCACATCCCCGTATGGACCAGCCTGCTCGCCGCGCTGCTGCTGGCCTGGCGCGGCACGCTCGCGCTGCGCGCGCAGCCGCTGCCCGGGCGCTGGAAGCTCGGCCTGCTGCTGGCGCTGTCGGTCGTGCTCACGCTGGCCTCGCACCGCACCATCGTCGGGCGCGACGCGGGGGTGACGCTCATCGTGCTGCTGCTCGCGCTCAAGACGCTGGAGCTGCGCGCGCGGCGCGACGCGATGGTGATCTTCTTCCTGGGCTTCTTCACGATGCTCAGCAACTTCTTCTTCTCGCAGTCGCTCGCCACCGCGGCGGCGATGCTGGTCGCGCTGCTGGGCCTGCTGGCGGCGCTGGTCAACGCGCACATGCCCGTGGGGCGGCCGCCGCTCTCCGAATCGCTGCGGCTCGCGGGCCGCATGGCGCTGCTGGGCGCGCCGGTGATGCTGGCGCTGTTCGTGCTGTTCCCGCGCATGGCGCCGCTCTGGGGCATGCCGAACGACAACCCCTCGGGGCGCAGCGGGCTGTCCGGCAAGATGGTCGTGGGCAACGTGGCCTCGCTGGCGCTGGACGACGGCATCGCGCTGCGCGTGCGCTTCGACACGCCGGGGGGCGCGCCGCCGCCGCAGAGCGCGCTGTATTTCCGCGGGCCGGTGCTCTCGGCCTTCGACGGGCGCGAGTGGTTCGCGTTCGGCCAGCCCGGCGCGCCGGCCACGGCCTGGCGGCCGCCCACGGCGCCCGCGCTGGAAGTGCGCGGCGAGCCGCTGCGCTACGAGGTCACGCTGGAGGCGCTGCGCCTGCCCTGGCTGCTGACGCTCGACGCCGCGCCCGAGTCGCCCGAGCTGCCGCCCGGCCTGCGCGCGGGCATGGCGCCCGAGCTGTCCTGGATCGCGAACCGCCCGATCAACGAAGTGCTGCGCTACCGCGCCGTGAGCTACCCCGACTTCACGCACGGCCCGCAGCAGAACACCCAGCGGCTGCGCCCCTACCTGGAGCTGCCCGAGGGGTTCGACCCGCGCACGCGCGAGCTGGCCCGCCAGTTGCAGACCGACCCGGCCGTGGCCGCGGGCGGCGCCCCCGCCTTCGTGCAGGCCGCGCTGGAGCGCCTGCGCACGGGCGGCTATGCCTACACGCTGGAGCCGGGCGTGTACGGCCAGCACACGGCCGACGCCTTCTGGTTCGAGCAGAAGGCCGGCTTCTGCGAGCACATCGCCTCGGCCTTCGCGGTGCTGCTGCGCGCGGCGGGCATTCCGGTGCGCATCGTCACGGGTTACCAGGGCGGCGAGATGAACGGCATCGACGGCTACTGGACCCTGCGGCAGGCCGATGCGCACGCCTGGACCGAGGTCTGGCTGGAGGGCCGCGGCTGGGTGCGCGTGGACCCGACCGGCGCCGTGGCGCCCGCGCGCATCGGGGCGCTGCAGCGGCTGCAGGTGCCGCGTGGCGTCTTCGGCAACGCCGTGGACACCGTCATCGGCCCCGGCTTCATCGCCCGGGCCCGCGCCGTGTGGGAGGCCGTGAACAACCGCTGGAACCAGTGGGTGCTGAACTACACGCAGAGCCAGCAGCTCGACCTGCTCAAGTCGCTGGGCATCGAATCGCCGAGCTGGCAGGACCTGGCGCGCGGACTGGGTGGCCTCGCCGCGCTGGCCGCGCTGGGCGGCGTGGCCTGGAGCCTCTGGGAGCGCCGCCGGCACGACCCCTGGCTGCGCCTGCTGGACCGCGCGCGGCGCCGGCTCGCGCGCGCCGGCCTGCCCCTGCCCGACCACCTGCCGCCACGCGCCATGGCGCAGCGCGTGCGCGACCACTTCGGCGAGCCCGCCGCCGCGCCCGCGGCCGCCTGGCTGCTTCGCCTGGAACAGGCCCGCTACGCCCCCCGCCCCGCCGTGGCGCTGGCCGAACTGCAGCGCGAGCTGCGCGGCCTGCGCTGGCCCACGCCGAACGCCCCGGGCGCGCCGGGCGCCGCCCAGCCCGCCGACGCGTGA
- the mltB gene encoding lytic murein transglycosylase B codes for MNPAAWAQKPSKKAASAAPAPEVLYAQRPEALRFADDLAERRGLDPEWVRQAIGQARFLPQVPRLMLPAPRGTAKNWAAYRSRFVEPVRIRAGVRFWNDNADTLARAEREYGVPAEMIVGILGVETIYGQQMGNFRVMDALATLAFDFPAAHPRARERQAYFQGELEQFLSLADRTGIDPFAPRGSYAGAMGLGQFMPTSWTRWAVDFDGDGRIDLFKSTADAIGSVANYFKAHGWVTGLPTHYPVAFDESQLRLPELLAPDILPSFTADEMAARGVRLLAPDGAGAAAGPLALIELQNGGAPASYVAGTQNFYVVTRYNWSSYYAMAVIDLGREVAAAR; via the coding sequence ATGAATCCGGCGGCATGGGCGCAAAAACCCTCCAAGAAAGCCGCCTCGGCAGCGCCGGCGCCCGAGGTGCTCTACGCGCAGCGCCCGGAGGCCCTGCGCTTCGCCGACGACCTCGCCGAGCGCCGGGGCCTGGACCCCGAATGGGTGCGCCAAGCCATCGGGCAGGCGCGCTTCCTGCCACAGGTGCCCCGCCTCATGCTGCCGGCGCCGCGCGGCACCGCCAAGAACTGGGCGGCCTACCGCTCGCGCTTCGTCGAGCCCGTGCGCATCCGCGCGGGCGTGCGCTTCTGGAACGACAACGCCGACACCCTGGCCCGCGCCGAGCGCGAATACGGCGTGCCCGCCGAGATGATCGTCGGCATCCTCGGCGTGGAGACCATCTATGGCCAGCAGATGGGCAACTTCCGCGTGATGGACGCGCTCGCCACCCTGGCCTTCGACTTCCCCGCCGCCCACCCGCGGGCGCGCGAGCGGCAGGCCTACTTCCAGGGCGAGCTGGAGCAGTTCCTGAGCCTGGCCGACCGCACGGGCATCGACCCCTTCGCGCCGCGCGGCAGCTACGCGGGCGCCATGGGCCTGGGCCAGTTCATGCCCACCAGCTGGACGCGCTGGGCCGTGGACTTCGACGGCGACGGCCGCATCGATCTCTTCAAGAGCACCGCCGACGCGATCGGCTCGGTCGCCAACTACTTCAAGGCCCACGGCTGGGTGACCGGCCTGCCCACGCACTACCCCGTGGCCTTCGACGAATCGCAGCTGCGCCTGCCCGAGCTGCTCGCGCCGGACATCCTGCCCAGCTTCACGGCGGATGAGATGGCCGCGCGCGGCGTGCGCCTGCTCGCGCCCGACGGCGCCGGGGCCGCGGCGGGCCCGCTCGCGCTGATCGAGCTGCAGAACGGCGGCGCGCCCGCCAGCTACGTGGCCGGCACGCAGAACTTCTACGTGGTGACGCGCTACAACTGGTCGAGCTACTACGCCATGGCGGTGATCGACCTGGGCCGGGAAGTGGCCGCCGCACGCTAG
- a CDS encoding metal-sulfur cluster assembly factor, which produces MPAADAPLTVPYPYDGPDALRAGIFQALDRVVDPELALSIVDVGLVYGVAVTPKRLHVRMTMTSAACPVADVILDAAEDALDAIAPRGMEIALDLVWEPAWTPGRLSRAARVFMGW; this is translated from the coding sequence ATGCCCGCCGCCGATGCTCCCCTGACCGTTCCGTACCCCTATGACGGCCCGGACGCGCTGCGCGCCGGCATCTTCCAGGCGCTGGACCGCGTCGTCGATCCGGAGCTGGCGCTGTCCATCGTGGACGTGGGTCTCGTCTACGGCGTGGCCGTCACGCCGAAACGGCTGCACGTGCGCATGACCATGACCTCGGCCGCGTGCCCGGTGGCGGACGTGATCCTGGACGCCGCGGAAGACGCGCTCGACGCCATCGCGCCGCGCGGCATGGAGATCGCGCTGGATCTGGTCTGGGAGCCCGCCTGGACGCCCGGGCGCCTGAGCCGCGCGGCCCGCGTGTTCATGGGCTGGTAG
- a CDS encoding NnrS family protein — protein sequence MTTPLFQIDEPPRPAPASGFAMSALFALGFRPFYLLAAAFAALSIPLWALQFSGWLGRPYLAGPLWHAHEMLFGFALAVIVGFLFTAGRNWTGEPTPAGARLAALAALWVAARVLVLTPFATAAAVANIAFPLVAAVALAVPFVRARSRRNYFFVGLLALMAVAAACIHLAPAGSGALAWRGVQLALDAVLFVLCVMGGRVVPMFTQNGVPGTLPRRRKRLEQAALGAVLALIAADAAGMGGWPLAALAGAAGALHVWRWWLWQPWKTCRVPLVWVLHAGYAWIPVHLWLRALAAAGLVAPTLATHALTVGAIGGLVIGMVTRTARGHTGRPLRADGWETACYALVLAAAAVRVAWPLAAPAQTVHAVLLSAGLWSAGFGLYAVRYWPVLSRPRLDGRPG from the coding sequence ATGACCACCCCGCTCTTCCAGATTGACGAACCGCCGCGGCCCGCGCCCGCCTCCGGCTTTGCAATGTCGGCGCTGTTCGCGCTCGGCTTCCGGCCGTTCTACCTGCTGGCCGCCGCGTTCGCGGCGCTGTCGATCCCGCTGTGGGCGCTGCAGTTCTCGGGCTGGCTGGGGCGGCCCTACCTCGCGGGGCCGCTGTGGCATGCGCACGAGATGCTGTTCGGCTTCGCGCTCGCGGTGATCGTGGGCTTTCTCTTCACGGCCGGGCGCAACTGGACGGGCGAGCCCACGCCGGCCGGCGCGCGCCTCGCCGCGCTCGCGGCGCTGTGGGTGGCGGCGCGCGTGCTGGTGCTCACGCCCTTTGCCACGGCCGCGGCGGTGGCCAACATCGCCTTCCCGCTCGTGGCGGCCGTCGCGCTGGCCGTGCCCTTCGTGCGCGCGCGCAGCCGGCGCAACTACTTCTTCGTCGGCCTGCTGGCCCTCATGGCCGTGGCCGCGGCGTGCATCCACCTCGCGCCGGCCGGATCCGGCGCGCTGGCGTGGCGCGGCGTGCAGCTGGCGCTCGACGCGGTGCTGTTCGTGCTCTGCGTGATGGGCGGGCGCGTGGTCCCGATGTTCACGCAGAACGGCGTGCCCGGCACCCTGCCCCGCCGCCGCAAGCGCCTGGAGCAGGCCGCGCTGGGCGCCGTGCTGGCGCTCATCGCGGCCGATGCCGCGGGCATGGGCGGCTGGCCGCTTGCGGCCCTGGCGGGTGCCGCTGGCGCATTGCATGTGTGGCGCTGGTGGCTCTGGCAGCCCTGGAAAACGTGCCGCGTGCCGCTGGTCTGGGTGCTGCACGCGGGCTACGCCTGGATCCCCGTGCACCTGTGGCTGCGCGCGCTGGCGGCGGCCGGCCTGGTGGCGCCGACGCTCGCCACGCATGCGCTCACGGTGGGGGCCATCGGCGGGCTGGTCATCGGCATGGTGACGCGCACCGCGCGCGGCCACACGGGCCGGCCGCTGCGGGCCGATGGCTGGGAGACGGCCTGCTACGCGCTGGTGCTCGCGGCCGCCGCGGTGCGCGTGGCCTGGCCGCTCGCGGCGCCCGCGCAGACCGTGCATGCGGTGCTGCTGTCGGCCGGGCTGTGGTCGGCGGGGTTCGGCCTCTATGCGGTGCGGTACTGGCCCGTGCTCTCGCGGCCACGCCTGGACGGCCGGCCGGGGTGA
- a CDS encoding surface layer protein NpdA, with product MKLKTISRAAAALLGTLAVAGTAHAGVIAGTGATPTGVQLGAADAVNVRVVEGQTGHALMVPYFTAQNGQMSVLHLVNTDFENGKAVKVRFRGANNGDSLLSVHVLLSPGDVWTGAVTAGADGIAQLTTSDHTCTLPQLAQGVAQPFSTDRLDPAWTSEVTAANTREGSIEAIVMADIPSAAVYGTDGASRSSLSTAIQQVKGVAPCSSSPAALNAALLEDTSTELIAARQGFATPTGQVAATWYVIDVPGSTTFSGMGTAIQAINSAGLPARGNFMVFPPTDADVPQPERFTSDPLLVSTGLAARNKDSLGNTSMPTTAAVLKARFNDLPDLSTPIYLPATAASARVAAGDLSRLLSVREFKNQYVLDSSISARTDWVVATPTKRYSVARDYRQTDRSNQGVYSVVPPLGGGEQFFHSGNTVTGESVCSTPGTWTLRIADRDATVVGSQTPLDPAAQHESCGAVSVLSFGGAGADVPSALSSSVNRRALYLGAFPNGWANLQVPDGRGVPIIGAAFIKLSNPGATPGVAANYGLTFPHIVRVP from the coding sequence GTGAAACTCAAGACCATTTCCAGGGCAGCCGCGGCGCTGCTCGGCACGCTGGCCGTTGCCGGCACCGCGCATGCGGGGGTGATCGCCGGCACCGGCGCCACCCCCACCGGCGTGCAGCTGGGTGCGGCCGATGCCGTCAACGTCCGGGTGGTCGAAGGGCAGACGGGCCATGCGTTGATGGTGCCGTACTTCACGGCGCAGAACGGCCAGATGTCCGTGCTGCACCTGGTGAACACCGACTTCGAGAACGGCAAGGCGGTGAAGGTGCGCTTTCGCGGCGCCAACAACGGCGACAGCCTGCTGAGCGTGCACGTGCTGCTGTCGCCCGGCGACGTGTGGACCGGCGCCGTCACCGCCGGTGCCGACGGCATCGCGCAGCTGACCACCAGCGACCACACCTGCACGCTGCCGCAACTGGCGCAGGGCGTTGCGCAGCCGTTCTCCACCGACCGGCTGGACCCCGCATGGACCTCCGAGGTCACCGCGGCCAACACGCGGGAAGGCTCCATCGAGGCCATCGTGATGGCCGATATCCCCTCGGCCGCGGTCTACGGCACCGATGGCGCGAGCCGGTCCTCGCTCTCCACCGCCATCCAGCAGGTCAAGGGGGTCGCGCCGTGCTCGTCGTCCCCCGCCGCCCTGAATGCGGCGCTGCTGGAAGACACCAGCACCGAATTGATCGCCGCGCGCCAGGGCTTCGCCACGCCGACCGGACAGGTGGCCGCCACGTGGTATGTCATCGACGTGCCGGGCTCCACCACCTTCTCCGGCATGGGCACGGCGATCCAGGCCATCAACAGCGCGGGCCTGCCGGCGCGCGGCAATTTCATGGTGTTCCCGCCCACGGACGCGGACGTGCCGCAGCCCGAACGCTTCACCTCCGACCCGCTGCTGGTGTCCACGGGCCTCGCGGCCCGCAACAAGGACAGCCTGGGCAATACCTCCATGCCCACGACGGCCGCCGTGCTCAAGGCCCGCTTCAACGACCTGCCCGATCTCTCCACGCCCATCTACCTGCCGGCCACCGCCGCCAGCGCGCGGGTGGCGGCCGGCGATCTGTCGCGGCTGCTGTCGGTGCGCGAGTTCAAGAACCAGTACGTGCTGGACAGCTCCATCTCGGCCCGCACCGACTGGGTCGTGGCCACCCCCACCAAGCGGTACAGCGTGGCGCGGGACTACCGCCAGACGGACCGCTCCAACCAGGGCGTGTACTCCGTGGTGCCGCCTCTGGGCGGCGGCGAGCAGTTTTTCCATTCGGGCAACACCGTGACCGGCGAGAGCGTCTGCAGCACGCCCGGCACCTGGACGCTGCGCATCGCCGACCGCGACGCCACCGTCGTCGGCAGCCAGACCCCGCTGGATCCGGCCGCCCAGCATGAAAGCTGCGGTGCGGTGTCCGTGCTGTCCTTCGGCGGCGCGGGGGCCGACGTGCCGTCGGCGCTGTCGTCGTCCGTGAACCGCCGGGCGCTGTACCTGGGCGCGTTCCCGAACGGCTGGGCCAACCTGCAGGTGCCGGACGGCCGGGGCGTGCCGATCATCGGCGCCGCGTTCATCAAGCTGAGCAACCCCGGCGCGACGCCGGGCGTGGCCGCCAACTACGGGCTGACCTTCCCGCACATCGTCCGGGTGCCTTGA